In Aurantimicrobium minutum, the following proteins share a genomic window:
- a CDS encoding 1,4-dihydroxy-2-naphthoyl-CoA synthase → MASEVSEIFDPTEWVVAPGSEGFTDITYHLDVMGQVARIAFNRPEVRNAFRPQTVDELYRALDDARQNSKVGVVLITGNGPSPKDGGWAFSSGGDQRIRGKAGYEYADGSTGTGRLHILEVQRLIRTMPKVVIAVVPGWAAGGGHSLHVVCDLTIASREHAHFKQTDADVGSFDAGYGSAYFARQVGQKFAREVFFLAEEYNAQRAYEMGAVNKVVDHADLETEALAWARTIMTKSPTAIRMLKFAFNAVDDGIMGQQVFAGEATRLAYGTDEAVEGRDSFLDKRDPDWSAFPWHY, encoded by the coding sequence ATGGCATCTGAGGTTTCTGAGATTTTTGACCCCACTGAGTGGGTTGTCGCACCCGGTTCTGAAGGGTTCACGGATATTACCTACCACCTCGACGTGATGGGACAGGTTGCTCGTATTGCCTTCAATCGCCCTGAGGTGCGCAACGCATTTCGTCCGCAGACCGTTGATGAGTTGTATCGAGCCCTTGATGATGCAAGGCAGAACAGCAAGGTTGGCGTTGTCTTGATCACAGGCAACGGCCCCAGCCCGAAAGATGGCGGCTGGGCATTTAGCTCTGGTGGAGATCAGCGCATCCGTGGAAAAGCAGGATACGAATATGCCGATGGCTCCACTGGAACAGGCCGCCTGCACATCCTGGAGGTGCAACGCCTCATCAGAACCATGCCCAAGGTTGTTATCGCAGTCGTTCCTGGTTGGGCAGCCGGGGGTGGACACTCACTGCACGTAGTGTGTGACCTGACTATTGCCAGCCGCGAACATGCGCACTTCAAACAAACAGACGCCGATGTTGGTTCTTTTGATGCTGGATACGGCAGTGCATACTTTGCCCGACAGGTTGGCCAGAAGTTTGCTCGTGAAGTCTTTTTCCTCGCTGAGGAATACAACGCGCAGCGCGCCTATGAAATGGGTGCCGTGAACAAGGTTGTAGATCATGCCGATCTCGAAACTGAAGCACTTGCGTGGGCACGCACCATTATGACGAAATCTCCCACAGCTATCCGCATGTTGAAGTTCGCATTCAACGCGGTCGATGACGGCATCATGGGGCAACAGGTTTTTGCCGGGGAAGCGACCCGCTTGGCTTATGGCACAGATGAAGCCGTCGAAGGCAGAGACTCATTCCTGGACAAGCGTGACCCTGACTGGTCTGCTTTTCCCTGGCACTACTAA
- a CDS encoding 1,4-dihydroxy-2-naphthoate polyprenyltransferase, whose product MSTSKKKYQSHKPKPATVGDWISGARIRTLPLAVAPVLIGSGAASILDKFNAPLALLCLVVALALQIGVNYSNDYSDGIRGTDDFRVGPPRLTGSGAVAPKRVLAVALAFFAIAAAAGLAIEIMTQLWWITAIGVLALAAAWFYTGGKRPYGYAGLGEVMVFIFFGLVATMGTTYVQAGLVNDESIFGAVGIGFISCAVLVVNNIRDIPTDTQAGKKTLAVRMGARASAVLFCVLLLLPFGIVTYLGLFYPTVQLTYFALLAALPACLITVTSKSAQEYILALKLSSLTGLLYGLGLAFAFFS is encoded by the coding sequence ATGAGCACGTCTAAGAAGAAGTACCAGTCGCACAAGCCCAAACCGGCAACTGTGGGCGATTGGATTTCTGGTGCTCGTATTCGCACACTCCCTCTTGCTGTTGCCCCCGTTCTCATCGGGTCGGGCGCAGCATCTATTCTCGACAAGTTCAACGCCCCGCTAGCTTTGCTGTGTCTTGTCGTTGCTCTTGCTTTGCAGATTGGTGTCAACTACTCCAACGACTATTCCGATGGCATTCGTGGCACTGATGATTTTCGCGTGGGGCCTCCTCGACTGACAGGATCTGGAGCGGTTGCACCCAAGCGGGTTCTTGCAGTAGCTCTCGCATTCTTTGCTATCGCCGCAGCGGCCGGCTTGGCAATTGAGATCATGACCCAGCTGTGGTGGATTACGGCAATCGGTGTTCTTGCTCTTGCAGCTGCCTGGTTCTACACCGGCGGCAAACGACCCTATGGATATGCCGGCTTAGGTGAAGTCATGGTGTTCATCTTCTTCGGTTTGGTCGCGACGATGGGAACAACCTATGTTCAGGCGGGCCTCGTTAACGACGAAAGTATTTTTGGTGCCGTGGGAATCGGCTTCATTTCTTGTGCTGTTCTGGTCGTAAACAACATCCGGGATATCCCTACAGACACTCAAGCTGGCAAGAAGACACTCGCTGTTCGAATGGGTGCGCGAGCCTCAGCTGTCCTGTTTTGCGTGCTACTTCTTCTTCCCTTTGGAATCGTTACCTATTTAGGTTTGTTCTATCCCACAGTGCAGTTGACCTACTTCGCACTGCTGGCAGCACTTCCTGCATGCCTGATCACCGTCACATCCAAGTCGGCACAGGAATACATCCTCGCCCTCAAACTTTCGAGCTTGACTGGGCTGCTTTACGGCTTAGGCCTTGCCTTTGCCTTCTTCAGCTAG
- a CDS encoding AMP-binding protein, translating into MTEIVLCDATAPEQVQEHLARALAGSGPAVLVRDPRASRLVAANEETITQAPDGTALLIQTSGTSGQPKTVALSAAALQASAHAAHERLGGPGQWLLALPLTYIAGVSVLVRSQYSGTDPVFMPAGPFDARAFLDAIEQMTGQRRYTALVPVQLSRILDEIDEHPERVETARSLSAILIGGQALESDLRERAEQAGLNIVTTYGSSETAGGCVYDGVPLPGVTIEIDSDTGEILIAAPQLATEYVGNPERTAHVFLNRNGTRWYRTGDAGSFVDGTLTVLGRLDRVITSGGLKIDLDAVEAVVTGIQGCYSAVVVHIPDSEWGLRPAVVIPGDPDAGEISATVYDAIVAKLGRVAAPKVVCFIPEVPRLSSGKPDMVALSEYASAQK; encoded by the coding sequence ATGACTGAGATTGTTCTTTGTGATGCCACTGCACCGGAACAGGTGCAAGAACATTTAGCGCGCGCTCTGGCTGGCAGCGGACCTGCCGTCCTGGTTCGGGACCCTCGAGCATCCAGACTTGTGGCTGCTAACGAGGAGACAATTACTCAGGCACCGGATGGCACTGCACTGCTCATCCAAACCTCGGGTACTTCTGGACAGCCAAAGACGGTTGCTCTCAGCGCAGCTGCGCTGCAAGCAAGTGCTCATGCAGCACACGAACGCTTGGGTGGACCAGGGCAATGGCTCCTCGCGTTACCGCTGACTTATATTGCTGGAGTTTCAGTACTTGTTCGTTCACAGTATTCAGGCACTGATCCTGTGTTTATGCCAGCAGGACCTTTCGATGCAAGAGCATTTCTTGATGCCATTGAACAGATGACAGGACAGCGTCGCTACACAGCTCTTGTTCCTGTTCAACTTTCTCGGATTCTCGACGAGATCGACGAACACCCCGAGCGTGTAGAAACTGCACGGTCATTGTCTGCGATCTTGATTGGTGGCCAGGCGCTCGAGAGTGATCTGCGCGAAAGAGCAGAACAAGCAGGTCTCAACATTGTGACCACCTATGGCTCTAGTGAAACGGCTGGTGGCTGTGTCTACGACGGTGTTCCGCTTCCAGGAGTGACTATAGAGATTGATTCAGACACGGGCGAAATTCTCATTGCAGCACCGCAGTTGGCAACCGAGTATGTGGGTAATCCAGAGCGAACAGCACATGTATTCCTTAATCGGAATGGAACAAGATGGTACCGAACAGGTGATGCAGGGTCTTTTGTTGACGGGACTCTCACAGTGCTCGGGCGCCTTGACAGGGTCATCACCTCTGGGGGTTTGAAGATTGATCTCGATGCTGTCGAGGCCGTCGTTACAGGCATCCAGGGCTGTTATTCCGCGGTAGTCGTTCATATTCCGGATTCGGAATGGGGACTACGCCCGGCCGTTGTTATCCCCGGCGACCCTGATGCTGGTGAGATTTCTGCAACGGTTTATGACGCCATCGTGGCAAAACTTGGTCGCGTCGCGGCACCCAAAGTTGTCTGTTTTATTCCAGAGGTTCCTCGGCTTAGTTCAGGCAAACCTGACATGGTTGCACTTTCCGAATATGCCTCAGCACAGAAGTAG
- a CDS encoding DUF4229 domain-containing protein, producing the protein MKKTQWLWFSLIRLAAFAVPLVITLWLGITPWLAALLSAIIGFCISYIFFANRRNALSTTMYEKRAAKAAAKADKDAEAEDAEVENLLAEEGKGKA; encoded by the coding sequence GTGAAAAAGACTCAATGGCTCTGGTTCAGCCTCATTCGCTTGGCTGCTTTTGCTGTTCCACTGGTCATCACGTTGTGGTTGGGCATCACTCCCTGGCTTGCAGCTCTGCTGTCCGCAATTATCGGTTTCTGCATTTCCTACATTTTCTTTGCAAACCGTCGCAATGCCCTCTCAACAACAATGTATGAAAAGCGCGCAGCTAAAGCAGCTGCAAAAGCAGATAAAGACGCTGAAGCTGAAGACGCTGAGGTAGAGAACCTGCTAGCTGAAGAAGGCAAAGGCAAGGCCTAA
- a CDS encoding PLDc N-terminal domain-containing protein translates to MTRLFIIGIAIAIALTVFALVDVIFIDRFRVRGVPKGLWIVVVIVIPVVGPILWFTVGRGPKGKGPRGTIAPDDDPDFLRGLNFPPKDPPGGTS, encoded by the coding sequence ATGACTCGGTTATTCATTATCGGTATCGCTATTGCAATCGCACTCACCGTTTTTGCTTTGGTGGATGTGATTTTCATAGATCGATTCCGTGTGCGCGGAGTTCCCAAGGGCTTGTGGATAGTTGTTGTCATTGTGATTCCTGTCGTGGGACCTATCCTGTGGTTCACCGTGGGCCGAGGGCCCAAAGGCAAGGGCCCTCGTGGAACTATCGCTCCAGACGATGACCCAGACTTCCTTCGTGGCCTGAATTTCCCTCCAAAAGATCCACCCGGCGGCACGTCGTGA